A stretch of DNA from Thermodesulfobacteriota bacterium:
CCCTCGTACTCGATGGTCAGTTCGGCGATATCAGCCGGGTCGTAGACAACATCCACCTTGCAACCGATGAAATTCAGACCGACCTCGTACTTCTTGCCTGCGAAGCTGATGCAGCCCGCCTTGTCGACCTTCCTTTCCTCGCAGTGCAGAAAAGCAGATGCGATAGTTTCGGCATCCAAAAACCTGACCGCCTTGCTGTCACTGCGGTAAGCGGCAGCCGGGCTCTGATTGTTCTCCAGGGCTGAATGGGGTTTGTTCTGGTAACACTCCTCCAACCAGACCCAGAACAGCGCATTGAGCTTGTCCAGCGACTGCGGTTTCTCCAGGGCCGCCTCGGCCAGGAAGGCGTCCACCACTCGGTTAAAGCGCTCCACCTTGCCGGTTGCTTCCGGGGCATACGGCTTGGCAAAAAGCAGCCGGATGCCCATCTTGGCGCAAGCCCGGGTCATCCACTTGGTCCGGTACTGTTTACCGTTATCAAAATTATGTTGCCAGCTTGATTATGTTGCCGTTCAGGTAAATCCCTACTGCCAAAACCGAAGGAAATAGATTTTCGGAACATAATTTTCATAGGGAATCCAACCATGATAACAGCGTTTCGTCCTCCTTCCAAATTGGTTTTCTAGGGTATCCCGTAGAAGAGTTATCCTTTGGCTCGCAAACTCGCAGAGCAACTTCTTTCATCCTGGTATTAATCTCAGCGTAACGATTGGTAGTATCGAGGCTTACATGTCCAAGCCAACCGCGAATTACGTTAACATCCACCCCCGACTCCAACAGATGTACTGCCGCAGTATGGCGAAACACGTGTGGGCTGATGTGCCGCTTGTTTATTGCCCTCTTATTCTGCGGAATTGAGTCGGTATGGCGGCGTACGATCTTGTAAATACCGAAACGAGTCAGAGGTTTGCCGTTCTGAGAGAGAAAAACTGCATTCTCTGGCGTATCTTTTATGGGGTTTTGCCGGATAAGATTTTTCAGAAGATTGACCGTCTCCTGCCATAGCGGACATGTCCTCCACTTGTCACCCTTGCCGTGCAGTCTGACGCGTGGGCAATCATCCAAGTCAAGGTTACCAATGCGAAGGTCAGCAACCTCCTGAACACGTGCCCCGGTATTGTAAAGAAATAGCAAAAGTGCCCGGTCTCGTAGCGCATAGTGCCCTTTTGAAGGCAAATGTGCAAAAAGCTCGGAGATATCCTCGCGCTCCAAAAAGGATGTTTCCGGAGGAGGGACGCGTTTCATGGGGATGGCCGCCACCTGTTCGGAAATCGCCAGCATCTCGGGAGCTCTCATAGTAATGTAGCCGAAGAAGGTATGCAGAACAGTCAAACGATGGTTACGGGTGCGAATGTGGTTCATGCGATCATTTTCAAGGTGCTGCAGGAAATCTTTGACTCGCTTAAAAGTCAAATCCGCTAAGGCAAGGCGGGTGATTTTACGCCCCGAGTCAGCAGCTACAAATTGCAGGAACAGACGGATGGTATCCCGGTAGCTTTTGATCGAAGCTGGGCGCAGCCCCTTTTGAATGATAAGGTAATCTTTAAAGAAGGAGTATGTGATACTGCCCAAGTTCTCGCCGCTCATGACAACGCCCCCTTAATGGCGGTTGCCGCAAACCGCTCAAAACGTAAATTGGCCTCTTGCAGTAAATCAGGTGTAATAGTCAGATAGACTGCTGTAGATGTAGGATTGACATGTCCCATGAAGGTTGACAGGTGAAGAAGTCGGGTTCCCGGGTCAATACCGGCGCGGTACCAACGGAGCAAGGTTCCGACGGCAAATGAGTGTCTCAGATCGTGCAGGCGGGGAGGTGAAACCCCTTCTGGTACTCGCAATCCAAGTTGGGGAATCAGGGACTGAAATGTCGCACCAATCGTGTGGCGGTTTATGGGACGGCCCCCGAAAAAGGTAAACAAGAACTCCTCCGGCAGAGGAGGTCCGTACTTCTTTAAGCGCATTTCTAGATACTCAACAAGAAGCTCTTTAATTCGAGGACCAAACGGAACAATGCGGCTTTTGTAAAACTTGGTTTGCCGAATGATCAACAGCGATCGCTCGATGTCCAGATCGCTCAAACAAAGCCGAGAAACCTCTCCAACTCTGAGGCCAAGACCGTATAGTAGGGCAAATATGGTTCGATATGTAATGCCTCGGAGAGATGTATTTCGGCTGTCTTGCAATCTCTCCGCGCAAGCCAACAATTCCCGAACCATGGCAGGTGTGAATAAAAAGGGAGTCCTCTGTGAAGTCTCTCGCCGAGTCTCCATGTGTAAAGGAAGACTATCCAAGTAGTGTTGTTTTATCATCCAGTTGAACAGCCGTCTAACGACGCTAACCAAGTGGTTGTAACTGCGCGGTCGTTTACGGGGCCGGGATGCCAGGAAAGCTTCAATAAGTTCTGCGGTGATATCTCCGATAGCATGCACTTGCTGCCGAACCAGAAAGGCATCTAGTGCTCGGAGAGCATATTCTTCGGTGAGGAAACTCTGCCCAAGGGCTCGCTTGTAAGCGAGAAAGGCTTGGATCCCTTCTGCCAGGGGACTGTGGAAACCATTCCATGCCGGCCTCATAAGATGTCCTCCCCCACACCGTAGCCAATCTCCCGGAGGACATCCAGCGCTACCTTAGCGTAGATTGCCGTCGAGTCAGCACTTCTATGACCCACGTAGTCACCGATAGTCTTTAGGGAAAAACCTGCATCCACCAGCCGTTGCACGCAGGTGTGGCGAAGCGTGTGCGACCCCGGCCTGCTGATAGGGATTCCGGCCTTGCGAAGGTAGCGAGCTGCGCGGCCGGATACGTTTTCGTAGGTCATCGGTGTGTACGGGGGTCTCGTTCGGAAAAAGATATGGCGGTCGGATGTTTTGGGTCTGGCATGTTGGAGATAATCCAGGATAGCCTCCCCTACAATCGTCGACAGGGGATATGCTGTGGAATGACCGGCTTTCCGTTCCGGCACCCGAATTCGGCCCTGCCGCCAATCGATGTCGTCGATGGTCATAGCAGCGATTTCCCTGGACCTTAGTCCATATGTCACCAACAGGAGCAAAATAGCATGGTCTCGTTTACCAATGGGGGCCCGGCGGTCAACTGCCTCCAGCATACGGTTTACCTCATCCCAGGTGATGGAGCGCGGTATGCTGGATAGCCGATAATTGCGGGGAGAATCTAGAGCGCCGCTCAGATCGTTCGCTATGATTCGTTCGCGATAAAGATATCGAATTAATATTCGCACCGCTGTGCATCTAATACCGAGACTATTCTTACATAATCCGCTGCTGCTGGTTAAAAAGCCGCTTAGAATAACGGGCGAAAGATTACGGAGTTCTTTGAGGCCAATATTCTGGAGATATCTTTCGAAAGCATAAAGATTACTTCTGTAATGCTGGAGTGTGCTTTCCTTAATGCCTCTTTCATTTTTCATGTAGTCAAACAGGCCTGGAACCAGTTTCTGGAATGGCTCTACCCGACCTTTTTCCTTTAACTCCGGCATCAACAAAACCAACATTTGCCTTGCAGGATTCTGCGCTTCCATTAATACTCTTTTCCGAGCCTCATCAGTCTTACACCCTTGACCATGTTTCTGCAGCCAGTATTGCGCAAACCCTTCAATGTGCCCAGGCAACTCTTCCAATATAGTCACTCCTTGCCGCCGGGCGAATTCACCGAATTCCATCAAGATAGGTATGCGTTTTCGTACGGTGGTAGCTGAATAGCTGTGTTTATTAAGCCATTCAACATACCTTTCTATGGGGCCATAAATCCACGACGCTCGAATACGATCCCATGTTTCCGGATTGACATAATAAAGCTCCAACATTTAAAACAACCTCCCTTTATAGATTTTGAGGTTATTCTAAGTTAGAATTCATACCAGGAAAATTATGTTGCCACTTAGACTCAAAGATTTTTTATCTAAGCCATGAATATAGCTACCGGCAACATAATCAAGCTGGCAACATAATTTTGATTATGTTCCGCGGAACATAATCAAAAAATACCGCATCAGGCGCCCCGTACTTCTGGATCGCCTGGCGGAAACAGTCCTCGACGATGACCTGATCCAAGGTGGGGTAGAACTCTCCGTGCATCACGGCTCTGGTGGCGTCGTCAAAGAAGGATACCAGATAAACCTGTTTCTTGGCGCCATCCGGGCCGATGGGCAGGTACGGCCCATACTTGATATCTGAATGCCAGAGCTGGTTGCGGTGCCTTTTCTGAAACCGCCGGGCGGCGACGCCGGTATCCGCGTACATACGCATGTGCCGGGCACTGTAGCCCTTCTCCGCCAGTTTCTCCTGCAGGGTGCTGCGTTTGATCCGGCCGGGTTCGGCCAGTCCTTCCCACTCCAGAATCTGAATGATCTGCGCGACACTTCTTCCCGGCGCCTCGCGGCGCAAAAGGATGGCCTGCTCCAGGATGTTGGCCGGGACGGCCTCCTGGTTCAGGCGTTCACCCTTGCCCTTGGGTTTGAGGCCCCCGAACCCGTTTTCCCGGTACCGGGCCAGATACCGGCGCAAGGTACGCTCGGATATCCCGGCTTGTTCGCAGATCTGGGCCTTGAGTTTTCTGGCTTTGGCCGCATCCAGTCTTCCGCCAACAGCGGGGACAAAAGCTGTATCCGCTTTTCGGCGATCTCTTCGGCCTTCCGGTGGTCTCTCATGCTGAATACCCTCCTTAAAGTTAATTCAGCACGAGTCTATGCCAAAGCCGTCAGGACAGGAATGCCGAACGGGTCTGTACCCAAAGATTTGCATTGGCCACCGGGCGGACAACTCTGGCCAGCCAGCCGGGGGCATCCCCTACCAACTGCCAGATCCTGTGGAGCGCGGACCGGGGAAGGGTGGATCGTCCTTCCACAGACGCTATCGCATAACGGGCGGCGAGGGCGGTGAGGCAGCCAAGGAAGTACGCAGCCAGTGCCCAAAACCATCTCCGCCAGCGCCACAAGGTGGATTCATCGGCCGTGACGCTAAGGGCCGGATCACCGCCCACGGCTGCCTCAATGCTATCCTTTATGTGACGCTTGTACGGTACCAGCATGTCCGGCAGTTCGTGGTGGATGCGACGGCACGCAACACAACGAAGGCGGCGGATGATGAGGATGATTTTGTCCCCGAGGCTGTCGATACAGCCCCGTTGGCGGCTGCCAATTACCCTTAAATGCCCGCTACAGCAGGGACAGGGAATCTGCTCCGCGCTCCTCACAAAAAACACCCTTGTCGGGGTTCTCAACGAGCTCATATTTTGTTACAATGACCATACGGTGATGGGCGCCTCTGGTGCTGCTGCTGACCACGGTGGCACAACAAACAGGGGCGTCTTTCCTTTCTAAATGATATGGCCATTATATCCAGCAACTCCCGGTCAGGCAATCCCGTCAGCTTTCGGACGTTTTAGGTTAGCCCTAACACCAAGGAAACGAGACTTCGTTAAAGAACATCCTTGATAAAGGTTGTGAGAGATTTGAAA
This window harbors:
- a CDS encoding DUF6431 domain-containing protein, which encodes MSSLRTPTRVFFVRSAEQIPCPCCSGHLRVIGSRQRGCIDSLGDKIILIIRRLRCVACRRIHHELPDMLVPYKRHIKDSIEAAVGGDPALSVTADESTLWRWRRWFWALAAYFLGCLTALAARYAIASVEGRSTLPRSALHRIWQLVGDAPGWLARVVRPVANANLWVQTRSAFLS
- a CDS encoding tyrosine-type recombinase/integrase: MSGENLGSITYSFFKDYLIIQKGLRPASIKSYRDTIRLFLQFVAADSGRKITRLALADLTFKRVKDFLQHLENDRMNHIRTRNHRLTVLHTFFGYITMRAPEMLAISEQVAAIPMKRVPPPETSFLEREDISELFAHLPSKGHYALRDRALLLFLYNTGARVQEVADLRIGNLDLDDCPRVRLHGKGDKWRTCPLWQETVNLLKNLIRQNPIKDTPENAVFLSQNGKPLTRFGIYKIVRRHTDSIPQNKRAINKRHISPHVFRHTAAVHLLESGVDVNVIRGWLGHVSLDTTNRYAEINTRMKEVALRVCEPKDNSSTGYPRKPIWKEDETLLSWLDSL
- a CDS encoding tyrosine-type recombinase/integrase is translated as MRPAWNGFHSPLAEGIQAFLAYKRALGQSFLTEEYALRALDAFLVRQQVHAIGDITAELIEAFLASRPRKRPRSYNHLVSVVRRLFNWMIKQHYLDSLPLHMETRRETSQRTPFLFTPAMVRELLACAERLQDSRNTSLRGITYRTIFALLYGLGLRVGEVSRLCLSDLDIERSLLIIRQTKFYKSRIVPFGPRIKELLVEYLEMRLKKYGPPLPEEFLFTFFGGRPINRHTIGATFQSLIPQLGLRVPEGVSPPRLHDLRHSFAVGTLLRWYRAGIDPGTRLLHLSTFMGHVNPTSTAVYLTITPDLLQEANLRFERFAATAIKGALS
- a CDS encoding site-specific integrase, whose translation is MLELYYVNPETWDRIRASWIYGPIERYVEWLNKHSYSATTVRKRIPILMEFGEFARRQGVTILEELPGHIEGFAQYWLQKHGQGCKTDEARKRVLMEAQNPARQMLVLLMPELKEKGRVEPFQKLVPGLFDYMKNERGIKESTLQHYRSNLYAFERYLQNIGLKELRNLSPVILSGFLTSSSGLCKNSLGIRCTAVRILIRYLYRERIIANDLSGALDSPRNYRLSSIPRSITWDEVNRMLEAVDRRAPIGKRDHAILLLLVTYGLRSREIAAMTIDDIDWRQGRIRVPERKAGHSTAYPLSTIVGEAILDYLQHARPKTSDRHIFFRTRPPYTPMTYENVSGRAARYLRKAGIPISRPGSHTLRHTCVQRLVDAGFSLKTIGDYVGHRSADSTAIYAKVALDVLREIGYGVGEDIL
- a CDS encoding Mu transposase C-terminal domain-containing protein, whose translation is MGIRLLFAKPYAPEATGKVERFNRVVDAFLAEAALEKPQSLDKLNALFWVWLEECYQNKPHSALENNQSPAAAYRSDSKAVRFLDAETIASAFLHCEERKVDKAGCISFAGKKYEVGLNFIGCKVDVVYDPADIAELTIEYEG